TCTGATTCCGAGGCCATTGATCCCCAGAGATACCCTCTTGATAAACGTGGCCCCTTTTCGCATGTCAAAGGTGATGTAGCACTCAAGATTTATGCAGCACATGATGGTAGccaccctcctcctcctcctcctccgacAAATGCTGGCAATATTGAGACTGAAGCAACTCCAGTATTTCAAGAAATCAAGACCACCATGCTTCAAGAAGATGTTATTGATGATCacgagaagaaaaagaagaagaagaaaaataaggataaagAAGTGAGGACTTTTCACACTATAGGGACTGCAACTGCTGCTCCCGCTGCTGCTCCGGCTCCTCCTGTGTCTACCGGGTTCGTATTTCAGCCTCAAGTTATGAAAGAAAAGGCTCCTACAGTTGAGACAAGGACTGATTTTGCTCGAGCAGGGCCACCTACTGCTATGAATATGCAGATGCCTAGGCAGAATCCTGAATTCTTGTTGGTAGAGACCAGTCCACCGGTGGCTGCACGTATGCGATACAGAGGATGGGACAAGATGGCAAGTACTTATGATTTGGTGGAGCAGATGCATTACTTGTATGTGAGTGTGGTTAAGGCCAGAGATCTTCCTGTTATGGATGTTTCTGGGAGTCTTGATCCATATGTTGAAGTTAAGCTGGGGAACTATAAAGGAAAGACTAAATACTTGGAGAAGAACCAAAGCCCGGTGTGGACGCAAATATTTGCATTCGCAAAGGATAGATTGCAGTCCAATTTACTTGAAGTTACTGTGAAGGATAAGGATTTTGGCAAGGATGATTTTGTGGGCAGAGTTTTTTTTGATCTATCGGAAGTCCCTCTTCGAGTGCCACCGGATAGTCCTCTGGCTCCTCAGTGGTACATATTGGAGGACAAGAAGGGGGTCAAGACCAGAGGAGAGATTATGCTTGCAGTTTGGATGGGAACACAGGCTGATGAGTCATTTCCTGAGGCATGGCATAGTGATGCTCATGACATTAGTCATACGAACCTTTCCAACACACGATCGAAGGTCTACTTTTCGCCGAAGCTGTATTACCTTCGAGTTCATGTCATTGAAGCCCAAGATCTTGTCCCCTCCGATAGGGGCCGCATGCCAGATGTGTATGTAAAAGTTCAACTTGGTAATCAGTTAAGGGTCACTAAGCCTTCGGAGATGCGAACCATTAATCCAATTTGGAATGATGAGCTTATATTTGTTGCGTCTGAGCCTTTTGAGGATTTCATAATTGTGTCTGTTGAGGACAGGATAGGACAAGGCAAGGTTGAGATACTGGGAAGGGTCATTTTATCAGTTAGGGATGTACCAACAAGACTTGAGACGCATAAGCTCCCAGATCCTCGCTGGTTAAATCTCCTCAGGCCTTCGTTCATAGAAGAGGGTGACAAGAAGAAAGATAAATTCTCAAGCAAGATCCTACTCTGTCTCTGTTTAGATGCAGGGTATCACGTCCTTGATGAGTCTACGCATTTTAGCAGTGATCTGCAGCCGTCATCCAAGCACCTGAGGAAGCAAAATATTGGAATCCTTGAACTTGGGATTCTCAGTGCACGAAATCTGCTGCCATTGAAGGGAAAGGATGGCAGGACTACTGATGCGTATTGTGTGTCCAAGTATGGCAACAAATGGGTTCGAACCAGAACAATTCTCGATACTCTGAATCCTCGTTGGAATGAGCAGTATACTTGGGATGTTTATGATCCTTGCACTGTGATCACCATTGGTGTCTTTGACAATTGCCACATTAATGGAAGCAAAGAAGATGCAAGAGATCAGAGAATTGGGAAGGTAAGGATTCGGCTATCAACTTTGGAAACTAATCGAATATATACACATTATTATCCATTGCTAGTTCTTACCCACTCTGGATTAAAGAAGCATGGGGAACTTCACTTGGCATTAAGGTTTACATGCACAGCTTGGGTTAATATGTTGGCTCACTATGGCAAGCCATTGCTTCCCAAAATGCACTATTACCACCCAATTTCTGTTAGGCACATTGACTGGCTCCGCCACCAGGCAATGCAGATAGTGGCAGCAAGGCTAGCAAGATCTGAGCCACCGCTTAGGCGTGAAGCTGTGGAGTACATGTTAGATGTGGATTACCATATGTGGAGTTTGAGGAGAAGCAAAGCTAATGTTCATCGCATGATGTCAATGCTTTCAGGGGTCACGGCTGTCTGTAAATGGTTTAATGACATTTGCTACTGGAGAAATCCAATAACAACATGTCTAGTGCACGTGTTGTTCTTCATACTGGTTTGCTATCCAGAGTTGATACTGCCCACAATCTTTCTCTATCTGTTTGTGATTGGGTTATGGAATTATCGGTTCAGGCCAAGGCACCCTCCTCACATGGATACTAGGCTTTCACAGGCAGACAACGCCCATCCAGATGAACTTGATGAGGAATTTGATACATTCCCAGCATCCCGGCCATCGGACATTGTGAGGATGAGATATGACAGGATGAGAAGTGTTGCCGGTAGGGTGCAGACAGTGGTTGGAGATTTGGCAAGCCAAGGGGAAAGAGCTCAGGCACTACTAAGTTGGAGGGATCCAAGGGCTACGGCAATCTTTATCCTCTTTTCATTAATCGGGGCTGTACTTATTTATGTCACTCTATTCCAGGTAGTGGCAGTGCTGGTTGGACTCTACGTGCTTCGACATCCCAGGTTCAGGAGCCGGATGCCCTCTGTGCCTGTCAACTTCTTCAAGAGATTACCGTCCAGAGCAGATATGTTACTTTGAGTTGGAAACTGCTATAACTTAAAACACCTTATTTGCTTGATTCTGGACAAGGAAATACGATCTAGTAAATAATTCCACCAATGTCATGACAGCAGAAGACAGGAGGAAAGCAGCTAGGGTACTTTCTGCCTCACACCCAATCCACAAAACAATCTCGCTCTTGCTGGATATGCATATCCCACATTTCTTCAATCCCATGTATGAAACCCAACTATTCTTTTTGCTCTTTATTCCAGATTCTGTACTGTCTATGAGCAATCATATTTTATACTTAATGACTGGTAAACAATGCCCCAAAAAGCTGGCAAAACAAAAGCGACGGCTACACAGTGTGAAGCAGTTTCTAATATCAAGTAATAGATTTGTATGAAAAAACTGAAGTGCTTACATATTAATCATTGCAAAAGAAAGGAGTGCCTTACACAATTCCCAAGGGATTTGCAATATGTAGCTATTCCTCAACAACATTGTAACATAACTCTGGccttttacaaaacaaaaatttcccATATTCGTCAAATCTTTCATGAAAATCCTCCCACAAAGAATTGGATAAGTAAAACGCAACACATGAAGCTCACTTGGATGACATGGTCTTAAATCCAAGATGTATTAGTATAGCTACAGTAGTAAAAACGCTGACAATTAATCCTCCTAGGAGTGCCCTATCCACAACACCCCACTCCTCCGGAGCTCCTTTGGCCCATTCTTGCTTTTTCTGGGATCCCGACGCAATACCATTCTCCACCATTTTCTGTGCCTGATTTTTCCGCTTTCTTAGTAACCATCCAATGAGATTTCTTCTATTTTGATCTTCTCGAAGCACTTCATTCTGCAAAACATCACTTTGTTCTATAGTACTCTGTCCTCCACAGCTCTCTGGTCCACAAGCACAAGGTTCTGACTCTCCGGAACATGCACAGCTGTCACATGGGTCGGAACAGGGAGAACATTTTTCCTCGCTGAGCATTTTCTCGACGGACTTGGATTTCTGATTTATTTGGTTGAGAGTCTCAATCACTTCTCCAAAAACTGACCACCTTCCAACGGAGGTTATCTTAACAATAGCTGAAGTACCCAGCATGCTTTCTTGAGCAACTATGAGCACCTGCACGTATGCTTTTGTGTGGCCAACCTTGGGAAATGAAAGAACTAATCAGAAAATGAAAATAGGAGGCTGAATCATAAGCTAATAAAGTTCtccattcaattcaaaaaaagaaaggaaaacaaaaggaagcaaGTTCTCCATTTGAACTAAGCTAGGAAAGGAAGGAAGTGAGGGTGGGGGGGGGCTCTCAAATTTAAAGAGAAGCGAGCAGAACATACGAAACATATCagaaaaacatttaacatgCAATCCTAGTAACCTTTCCATGACGCCTTAGAACCAGAGTGTTTCATTTAGATGCTTTCATCTTACCAAGTGAATTCCATCAGCGGCGATATCTGTTATCCATATTCTTTCCACTCTGCCCTCCATTCCATTGTAAGGAGTGAAAGCTTCAAACACAGAAGTCAATTCACGGCTTCTTTGCTTCACTATGTTACTTGGAACCTTCTTCATCCTTGCAGCAGGTGTCCCTGAAATCAGAAAGCAGATTTAAGATAGAAAATAACCACAAAGTCGATGCAATTACACACAAAGTCCATTATGGCACGGGTACCACATAAATTTTCACAATACACTCACAGTGAACAGGACATACTAGATGTCAAAGTGAAATAACAGAGAGACGAGCTTTCATAACAGAAAATGCTGTTTTTCATAACACAGCAGTCGCTCACgatacaaaaagaaataaatgctgtttttcttccatgaaaTATACAACTTTTCCCAATTGCCACTCATTGTACATTtgatgaaaccaaaagaaaagaataaaaaaacaagtacacTGAGCAGCACCAGGCTAAAACATAATTAGAAGGgtaatgataaaatctaagcAAAAGGTGAAGTCATCAACAGCATACCTGGTCTAGGATAGAACTGCGAGATATGAACTTGAGCAAACTTGTACGCTTTAATAAGGTTGACTGTTTGAGAAAAATCTTTATCTGTTTCACCTGCAAAACCCAAGAAAAGTCTGTCATGTCAAGGACTATCCAGCTAAAACACCAAATACTTTTTATAGAGGGTGTTGTAAATGAATACAAACTCCTGACAAGGTCTTGGATCTTCCAACTGTTTTTTATCTCTCTATCACCAGTAAATAATTCCTCCAAGTAATGTCAAAACCACTCGTAAATAATCTGAAATAAGAATTGGGGTCCTTCATATCCAATATCATCGATACCCTCAATAATCAAATTTCTGCTTCAATTGTTCCTGAGTTATTCtggaaaaataaccaaaataacaaaaagaaaaggaaaaagaaagcctaGCTTCCACAATACTCCCAATGCCCTTGCCCTCATAAATTCCATGAGTCAACAATGTTTAACTTTGACCTactctttttaattgaatttttttgacaaaaaattttcaaaaattaaattttagaaactttacagttaatattttattgcaatctttttgttaaagatcaactaatataaaattgaaaagaaaaaaaaactaatcaaagtTATATTGACTTTGAAAGGTTAGAAAGAGTCAATTGTTACCGAACCGATGGAGTACCAAAAATTCTAGTGACATATATGATTTCACAATCTAGAAATTACAAATGTCATATCAGGATAATTCACTTGAGCAATTTCACTTGAAAGGGGCCAATAACTTCTATGTCATACTGTTCTAGAAATATACAATTAGCAAAGTGAGACTTAAATAAAAGTATGCAAAAAGGACCTAGAAGTGGAAATTGAGTTGCAAACTAACCAGGGAATCCACATATTATATCGGTAGCAATCTGCATCCCTGGAACTAGCTCAGTCAAGGTATCAACCACAGTCCTGAATTCATTCACAGTGTATTCTCGATTCATTGCCTGTCAACAAGAACAGTTATATCAACATAAGGGCTCTTATACAATGATATTCTCTAGTAGCTACCCTTACATAAATTATAGAATTACAGCTGGAATGACTGTTACAGGGTAGGTAGAAGCTACTAGCagcactaaaaagaaaagattagcaATATTGGGACTTACAGTCAAAATGGCATCACTACCAGACTGCACTGGCACGTGAAGAAAGGAGTATACACATGGATGGCGCAGAACTTCTGCTATCTCTTTCAGGTGCTCCAGAATAAAAGGTGGATTTGTCATCCCAATTCGAAGCATTGTGCTTCCATCAGAAGGAAGTTCAGCAACAATAGCATTCAATAAAATTGGAAGATTAACCCCAATGTCACGACCTGTAAGATTTCAAGAAATTCAATCTGTTCAACACCTTGTATTGTGAAGAACTAGTACAATTAACATctcaacttatttatttttctaagcaTGATAGATTTTTTCACGAGTCATGGAACAAAACTCCGTCTGCAGAGCAGCAATATTCTATTTCACTGGATGATATGAACAtggtaaattttataattatttatccttATTAGTAAGCAGTAGATCTATTTCTCACTTATTATTTCTCTAGTTTAAGGATTAGAAATGTAAATGATCAGCAGCATCTTCAAACAGTAACATGGCAAAAAAGAGCAATGGTTGCTAATAGACCATTGAATGATGTGTagcaaaatcattttaataaaaagtccTGTAGAAACAAGatttctaaatagaaaaaatttcagatcatcaacatacacaataatagaaacatcaaaatattacCATAAGCTCCTGTATCTTCACTACTCAACCATATTTCCTTTACTCCATCATCTATAACTGTTTTTACACGCCCTGCCTGCAGAtggaattttaataataaaaccaaaaaaaattcaaacagcAGCAATATGTATCAGTTGTCCATGTCATGAACTTACAAGGCTATCGACAGTGTAGCTCCCTAAATGCCCACGGGCATGCTTTGTCTTGCAATAAGTACAGGCCCCCAAACACCCAACATTAATGGGAAGAATCTCAACAAATTTGTTCTTTCGCACCTGTCATGAGAAATAGAGctgctcattaaaaaaaaaaccaacgttAAAGAACCTCATTgaagaaaatgtaaaatttgCACCTTGGGGAGGTCAAGTGCTGGCAATGTCTTGCGGTTCAAAAGCCGCACTTCATGACCTTTTAAAGTCTCCTCTACAACTTCAACTACACGATCTATTTGCTGGACTCCAACTATACTGACTCCTTCTAATTCTTTCACGTTCCGACTTCCTTGAGGCACACACCCAGCCACCACAAGTGGTTTTTTTGCACTTTTACCCTTTGATATTAGAGTGTCCATGGCAGATTGACTTGGTGATTTTACAGTGCATCTGCATTAGGAAATATGAATCATTTGATACTCCAGTAATAAGAAGAAGTTGAATGAACAAATAGTGTTTTTCTTTATGCTAGAAAAAGGGTAGGATTCATACTGGCAAAGGAACACAGAACAGAGTACCTATAACTATTCAGCACTATGATAGCCCTGACAGACTGAGGGCATGAATTCTACCCCAGATCTCTACAGGCATATCCAGATAGCTAGTAACTTAGCCAATTTGagactttatttaaaaatttgataataaatgTGTGAAAAAGATGAAATGAGAACAGCAAAGACAAAATTTGAAGTTCCACATCTGTCAATGCATAGACATTCAAAACTATTACAATTAGTCTATCAAACAATTACTTGTGGGCATCATCAATCACCAACCATGGAACAATATAACAGTACAAGAAACATATAGTCCACCTGATTGCAGCACAGTTCAATCAttctcataaaaattaatagataaTATGGGACAAATGAAGAACTCACGTATTGATCAGCCACAGGTCTGCCTCCTCAGGACTATCACTTAATGAATAACCAAATGATGAAAGTTGTCCGGCCATATATTCACTATCACTCTGCCACCATTATCAACTGTGAGAAAACTAATTAACAAGAACTAAAAAGGAGTTCACACTAGCAAATTCTGATACACAAAAACTGCTGGGGAATGGTTATATGCATAGCCAACAAAGAAGTGCTTAACTTATAGTTCAAGCTCAATAATCCATAATGCTAAGACAAGCCGGTATTTTTTACAGTATAACTACTAAAACACTTTATTTATGACTTAATTGCCATAAGATTACAATCGCAACAGCACCTGGTACTGCCTTTCATAGCAAAACACAGCAAAGCTTCACCTTTCCCATGGTAAATAGTTTCAGATCCGACCTTCATTAATCATAGCAAACTAGTAACTTATAGATCAAAACAAAATCCACCAAAACAGATTGAAAACTTTAGTTCTTCACAAATTGGAAGTTCAGTTTAAtatcccaaaataaaaaatcttggtATCCATAAAAATTGCTCTCGATATTTCCAACAGAATTCTTCATGCAACAACCCCCCAACCCAAAACCAAGATAAGGTCCTAACTACTGGAAATTAAGCATCCGCCAAATCCGTGTAATATATCTCTTGTAAAGCATCAATAAACCACTTCATAAAATCTAAATGGAAAAGATTAAAGAATTCGAAAGAAAACCATAAAACTTGCCTGGTTATGGGAGCATCCAAAAGTCTTGATATATATTGTCTGGACCaagacaacattttttttaaggaaaaaaaaaacataataagacCAACACATactcatagaaaaaatataatgaacaTGCATAAATTTAAACACAGAGAGA
This window of the Populus trichocarpa isolate Nisqually-1 chromosome 13, P.trichocarpa_v4.1, whole genome shotgun sequence genome carries:
- the LOC18104408 gene encoding FT-interacting protein 7, whose product is MTILVVEVHDACDLMPKDGHGSASPYVEVDFDEQKQRTQTKPQELNPIWNEKLVFSVRNPRDLPNKTIEVVVYNDRKGGHNKNFLGCVRISGISVPLLSDSEAIDPQRYPLDKRGPFSHVKGDVALKIYAAHDGSHPPPPPPPTNAGNIETEATPVFQEIKTTMLQEDVIDDHEKKKKKKKNKDKEVRTFHTIGTATAAPAAAPAPPVSTGFVFQPQVMKEKAPTVETRTDFARAGPPTAMNMQMPRQNPEFLLVETSPPVAARMRYRGWDKMASTYDLVEQMHYLYVSVVKARDLPVMDVSGSLDPYVEVKLGNYKGKTKYLEKNQSPVWTQIFAFAKDRLQSNLLEVTVKDKDFGKDDFVGRVFFDLSEVPLRVPPDSPLAPQWYILEDKKGVKTRGEIMLAVWMGTQADESFPEAWHSDAHDISHTNLSNTRSKVYFSPKLYYLRVHVIEAQDLVPSDRGRMPDVYVKVQLGNQLRVTKPSEMRTINPIWNDELIFVASEPFEDFIIVSVEDRIGQGKVEILGRVILSVRDVPTRLETHKLPDPRWLNLLRPSFIEEGDKKKDKFSSKILLCLCLDAGYHVLDESTHFSSDLQPSSKHLRKQNIGILELGILSARNLLPLKGKDGRTTDAYCVSKYGNKWVRTRTILDTLNPRWNEQYTWDVYDPCTVITIGVFDNCHINGSKEDARDQRIGKVRIRLSTLETNRIYTHYYPLLVLTHSGLKKHGELHLALRFTCTAWVNMLAHYGKPLLPKMHYYHPISVRHIDWLRHQAMQIVAARLARSEPPLRREAVEYMLDVDYHMWSLRRSKANVHRMMSMLSGVTAVCKWFNDICYWRNPITTCLVHVLFFILVCYPELILPTIFLYLFVIGLWNYRFRPRHPPHMDTRLSQADNAHPDELDEEFDTFPASRPSDIVRMRYDRMRSVAGRVQTVVGDLASQGERAQALLSWRDPRATAIFILFSLIGAVLIYVTLFQVVAVLVGLYVLRHPRFRSRMPSVPVNFFKRLPSRADMLL
- the LOC18104409 gene encoding uncharacterized protein LOC18104409, which translates into the protein MEDIEDLLVGNGSGSPPGFRLPLNAVGVNLKKNKNKPKLHAKQLSETPISSKIPGTQTIYIKTFGCSHNQSDSEYMAGQLSSFGYSLSDSPEEADLWLINTCTVKSPSQSAMDTLISKGKSAKKPLVVAGCVPQGSRNVKELEGVSIVGVQQIDRVVEVVEETLKGHEVRLLNRKTLPALDLPKVRKNKFVEILPINVGCLGACTYCKTKHARGHLGSYTVDSLAGRVKTVIDDGVKEIWLSSEDTGAYGRDIGVNLPILLNAIVAELPSDGSTMLRIGMTNPPFILEHLKEIAEVLRHPCVYSFLHVPVQSGSDAILTAMNREYTVNEFRTVVDTLTELVPGMQIATDIICGFPGETDKDFSQTVNLIKAYKFAQVHISQFYPRPGTPAARMKKVPSNIVKQRSRELTSVFEAFTPYNGMEGRVERIWITDIAADGIHLVGHTKAYVQVLIVAQESMLGTSAIVKITSVGRWSVFGEVIETLNQINQKSKSVEKMLSEEKCSPCSDPCDSCACSGESEPCACGPESCGGQSTIEQSDVLQNEVLREDQNRRNLIGWLLRKRKNQAQKMVENGIASGSQKKQEWAKGAPEEWGVVDRALLGGLIVSVFTTVAILIHLGFKTMSSK